GGTGGTCAGGTTGAGGATGATCGGCAGCGCCGTGAGCATGGCGGCGAACAGCGTCAGGGTGTGCAGCGCCAGGAACAGCCAGCGCCGCGGCGCCAGCCACTTGTGGTACAGCGGGTCGACGATCGAGATCAGCCCGGCGGCGCCGAGCAGGCCGGTGAACACCAGCTGGCCACTGTTCCAGGTGGTGGTTATGAAGAAGAACGGCAGGACGAAGAACAGGCTTTCCTGGTGGATCATCTGCGTCGCGAAACGCAGCAGCGGCTGCGGGATCTCGCGCTTGAAGGTGCGGGCGAACAGCTCGGTGAGGGTGTTCTCCAGCATCAGCCAGACCCAACTGATCAGCATGGCGATGGCAATCCAGCTGGCCAGGCCGGCCTGGCGGTCGACCAGGATGAAGCTGCAGATCCCGGAGACGAAACCGTAGAGCGCGATGACGCCGGGGTAGCGCTTGAGCAGTTCGATCACGCGCAGGACGAAGTTGGGTAGTGGGGGCATGGGTCTACAACAGGATGGATGGGTAACTGCGCCGGTCTCATCGCGGATAAATCCGCTCCTACAGGATTCGCGGTGAAGGAATCCTGTAGGAGCGGATTTATCCGCGATAAGGTCGACACAGGATACCGCCGAATCACTACTCCCGAGTAGCACCGCTGGGGCGATTCGCCATCACGCGGCGTCGGCGGATCAGGCCGATGGCCAGGAGTACACCCAGTAACAACGCCAGCAACCCGTACAGCTCGTCATACCCCAGCAGCGGTTTCTCGATCCGCAGGTAGCCCGGCTCCTTCAGTAGCTCGCGCAAAGCCGCGTCGGCCTCTTTCAGGGTGACCTGGCGCAGCTTGCGCATCGGGTCGCTGAAGCGCCCGTTCTCATAGTCGTTGAGCGCCCCCCAGTAATAGTCGGCCAGTGCCGTGTTGCCCTGGGTGCTCCAGCTTTCGCGGGCGATCGCCGCTTCCTTGATCCGGGCGAAGGTGTCTGGGTCAAGGCCATGCTTGCGCAGATGGTCGAACAACTGCGCGAGCACTTTTACCGCGGTGTCGATGTCCTGGCGTTCGAGGTCGGCGTTGAGGCTGAGCATGCCACTGTCGCCGAAGCTCTCGCGCTGCGCCGAGGGGCCGTAGGACAGCCCGTGGCGCAGGCGCAGCTGGTCATACAGCGCCCAATCCAGGTAGCGCGAGAGCAGTTCCAGGGTCTGCTCGTGGCCGGTGTCCAGGGTAGGTTCTATGAACAGCCAGTGCAGCTTGATGCTGTCGCCCAGCCAGCCGCGGGTCAGGTCGCGGCGCTGCTCGGCCTGCTGGCTGATGCTCTCGAGATTGCGCCGTTCCTCCGGCTCCGTCGCCGGCAGCTCACCGAAAGTCCGTTCAAGATAGGCCGGCAGCAGGCGGTCGAGGCCGCCGACGACGATCAGGGTCATGTTGTTGGCGACATACCAGTGCTCGCGCAGGTGCTGGACCTGCTCGAGGGTCATGTCGTCGACGTCGGAGCGCTCCTTGCACTTGAGGCCCAGCTCCGTTGCCAGTTGCTCGCTGGCCGGGTGGCCAACCTCCTGGCGATCGAGCCAGCGTTGCAGGTGACCGTAGTGGCCGCCATCCTCGCGCTCGATGATCTTCTTCGCCGTGGCCAGGGCCTTGGCGTCGATGCGCGTGTCACGCAGCAATGAGAGCAGCAGGTCGAGCACCTTGCGCTGGTTGCGCGCCGGGGCCTCGATGACGAACGTGGTGTCGGCGCTGCTGGTGAAAGCATTCCATTCCCCGCCCAATGCCTGGATGCGTTCTTCCAGGCCGCCCTCCCCGGTCTCATCGATGCCGCTGAACAGCAGGTGCTCCAGCAGGTGCGGCAGCTCGCGCTGGTCGCAGCCGAAGTCGTCGAGGCCTACGCCCACTACCAGGCGGATCGAGACATGGTCACGTTCGTAGCCGGACTTGAGGATCACCTGCAGGCCGTTGGGCAACAGGTAGCCTTCGACCCGCGAGCGATCGAGGGCGAGGCTGGGCAGGCTGCAGATCAGCAGGCAAACGAACATCAGGCAACGCATGGGCGAGCTTCGGTCTCCGGGGTGGGTGAATTCAGGGTTGGCGGGCTTCGTCCGGCACGCTGTCGAGCATCAGCCCGCCAGTATCGGTGCCGCCCAGTACCACATAGGCACTGCTGCAGAACAAAGAGTTCAACCGTTTCATGTCGGCGATGAGCTCCAAGTGTAGCGAACTGGTCTCGATACTCTGCACCACTTTACGTTGCAGGCGGCTGACATGGGCGTGGGCCAGGCGCCGCTCCTGGGCGCGGAAGCGGCGCTTTTCCCGCAGCAACTGACGCGCGCTTTCCGGGTCGGCCGTGAGAAACACCGACAAGCCCAGGCGCAGGTTGGCCAGCAGTTGCTCCTGCAGGCCGGTCAGTTCTTCCAGGCCGACCTGCGAGAATTCCCGGCGCTGCGAGGTCTTCTGCTGCTGCACCTTGCGCAGCATGCGCTCGATCAGGTCACTGGCCAGCTTGAGGTTGATCGCCAGCTCGATGATTTCGGCCCAGCGCCGGTTGTCCTGGTCGCCAAGGTCTTCGCGCGGCATCTGCGCCAGGTACAGCTTGATGGCGTTGTACAGGGCCTCGGCGTCCTCGCTCAAGGCCCGCACCTGTTGCGGCATGGCGGCCTGGGTGCCACGCAGGGCACTGAGCATGGCGCCCAGCAGGCTGTCGACGATGTCGCCCAGGCGCAGGGTTTCACGCACGGCATTGGCCAGGGCCAGTGTGGGGGTGGTCAGGGCGGTCGGGTCGAGGTGGCGGGGTTGATGATGGCCATTGCCACTCTCCCGCTCGGGCAGCAGGCTATCGCATACGCGGCCCATGAGCTTGGTCGTGGGCAGCATGAGCAGGCAGCGCAGGGTGTTGTAGAGCAGGTGGAAGCCGATCACCAGCTCCTGCGGGCTGAAGCTCAGGCTGTCCATCCACTCCACCAGCGGGTGCAGCACCGGAATGATCAGCACCAGGCCGATCATCTTGTACAGCAGGCTGCCCAGCGCCACCCGCCGCCCGGCGCTGTTCTGCAGGCTGGTGGTGAGGAAGGCGAGCAGGCCACTGCCGATGTTGGCGCCGATCACCAGGCCGATGGCCACCGGCAGGCTGATCACCTCGGCCCCGGCCAGGGTGGCGGTGAGCAGCACGGCGGCGAGGCTGGAGTAGGAGATCATCGCGAACAGTGCGCCAACCAGGGCATCGAGCAGGATGTCGCCGGTCAGCGAAGCGAACAGCACCTTCACCCCCTGGGCGTGGGTGATGGGGGCGGCGGCGTGCACGATCAGCTGCAGTGCCAGGATGATCAGGCCCAGGCCGATGCCCACCCGGCCGAGCTGGCCGGCGCGGGTCTGCTTGCGCGAAAGAAAGAAGATGACCCCGAGGAAGATCAGCAGCGGCGACAGCCAGGACAGGTCGAAGGTCAGCACTCGGGCCATCAGCGCCGTCCCGACGTCGGCCCCGAGCATGATCGCCAGGGCCGGGGTCATGGCCATCAGCCCTTGGCCGACGAACGAGGTGACCAGCATGGCGGTGGCGTTGCTGCTCTGCACCATGGCGGTCACGAGGATGCCGGCGACGAATGCCAGCGGGCGCTTGTTCATGTTCTGGCTCAGCACCCGGCGCAGGTTCGCGCCGAATACCCGCAGGATGCCGGTACGCACGATGTGCGTGCCCCAGACCAGCAGGGCGACGGCGGATAGCAGGTTGAGCAGGGTCAGCATGTTCGGGGCCCCCTTCTGTCTTGTGCCCCAGCGCGGGACCAATGGGTGGAGCGGCGAGCCTGGCCCGGGGGTGGGCGGTTTTTTCAGTGCTCACTGAAGCTTTAGTTGTTTTGCGCGGCAGGTGCCAGCTTGGCATGGCCGAAACATATTTGAAACCTGTAGGAGCAAATGACAGAGGGCCCCGAAGGGCCCTCTGTCTTGCTGCGCTGCCCGATCTTACTGACCCGGAATATCCTTGCGCAGTTTCACCGGGTCATGCTCCTTGCCCTTTTTACGCGCCATCGCCGTGCGCATGCGGATGTTGATCGCCTCCACCGCCAGCGAGAAGGCCATGGCGAAGTACACATAGCCTTTCGGTACATGCACGTCGAACGATTCGGCGATCAGCACGGTACCGACGACGATCAGGAACGAAAGCGCGAGCATCTTCAGCGAAGGGTGCTTGTCGATGAAGTCGCTGATGGTGCCGGCGCAGAGCATCATCACCAGCACCGCGACGATGATCGCGGCGATCATCACCGGCACGTGGGAGACCATGCCCACGGCGGTGATCACCGAGTCCAGGGAGAACACGATGTCGATGATGGCGATCTGGATGATGGTGTAGAAGAACTTGCCACCCGCGCCTTTTGGCTCGTCCGCGCTTTCGTCCTCGCCTTCCAGGCCGTGGTAGATCTCCTGGGAGCTTTTCCACAGCAGGAACAGGCCGCCGAAGAACAGGATCAGGTCCCGCCCGGAGATGCCCTGGCCCAGCACATGGAACAGGTCGTCGGTCAGGCGCATGACCCAGGTGATCGACAGCAGCAGCATGATCCGCGTGACCATGGCCAGGGCCAGGCCGAAGATCCGCGTACGCGGTTGCATGTGCTTGGGCATGCGGCTGACCAGGATCGAGATCATGATGATGTTGTCGATCCCGAGCACGATCTCAAGAGCCGTGAGGGTGAAAAAGGCAACCCAGATTTCCGGGCTGGTCAGCCATTCCATGTGTATTCCTTCGAGCGGTAAAGGCAAAGCGCCCGGGCATTGGGCGCTTTGCGGTGGAGTGATGCGGTTGTCTCAGAGTGTGCTGAACAGCGGGAACGTCCCCAGGGCCAGCGCGCCGAACATTATGCACAGGCACACCAGCACTGCCCACTTGAGGGTGAAGCGCTGATGGTCGCCGAACTCGATGCCGGCCAGGGCCACCAGCAGGTAGGTGGAGGGTACCAGCGGGCTGAGCAGGTGTACCGGCTGCCCGACGATCGACGCACGGGCCATTTCCACCGGGGTGACGCCATAGTGGCTGGCGAACTCCGACAGCACCGGCAGTACGCCGTAGTAGAAGGCGTCGTTGGACATGAAGAAGGTGAACGGCATGCTGACGATGGCGGTGATCACCGCCATGTACGGGCCGAACGCCTCCGGAATCACCGCCAGCAGGCTCTTGGACATGGCGTCGACCATGCCGGTGCCTGACAGGATGCCGGTGAAGATGCCCGCAGCGAAGATCAGCCCGCTGACGGCCAGCACGCTGGAGGCGTGGGCGGCGATACGGTCCTTCTGCTGTTGCAGGCACGGGTAGTTGACGATCATGGCGATACTGAAGGCGATCATGAACAGCACCGGCAGCGGCAGCAGGCCGGCAATCAGTGCGACCATCAACGCCGCAGTCAGGGCGCCGTTGAACCAGATCAGTTTCGGGCGGCGGGCCTCAGGGAACTGCGACACGCTGATTTCGCTGTGGTCGATGTCGTCGGTCGGCAGGTGCAGCTCGCCGAGGCGGGCGCGCTCGCGCTTGCCGTACCAGTAGGCGATGGCCAGGATCGCCGCCACACCAAAGGCCATGGCCGGGATCATCGGCACGAAGATGTCCGACGGGTCCACGTGCAGGGCGCTGGCGGCGCGAGCGGTGGGGCCGCCCCACGGGGTCATGTTCATCACCCCGCCGGCGAGGATGATCAGGCCGGCCATGATCCGCGGGCTCATCCCCAGGCGGCTGTAAAGCGGCAGCATGGCGGCGCAGCAGATCATGTAGGTGGTGGCGCCGTCACCGTCGAGGGACACCACCAGGGCCAGCACGGCGGTGCCGACCGACACTTTCAGCGGGTCGCCCTTGACCAGCTTGAGGATCTTGCGCACGGCCGGGTCGAACAGGCCGGAGTCGATCATCAGGGCGAAATACAGAATGGCGAACATCAGCATCACGCCGGTGGGCGCGAGTTTGCTGATGCCTTCGAGCATCATTGGGCCGATCTTGGCGGAAAAGCCGCCGAACAGGGCGAACAGGATCGGTACCAGGATCAGGGCGATCAAGGCCGACAGGCGCTTGGTCATGATCAGGTACATGAAAGTGATGACCATGGCGAAGCCGAGGAAGGTCAGCATGGCGGTACTCCAGGCGTGGCGCGGCGAAAGGAAGGACGATTCGGGCGGATCAGCGCGTCAGGCGCTGCGCGAGGAGCAGGCGGAGGGGTACTGCGAAAAGGCGGGCACAGGAAAACATCAGAATCACCATTGTTGTTGTTGATTGGGCCGGGCGCGGAAGTTTCCGGGGGCCCTGGCTGACCGGTCTGCTGCCGGTGGTGGCGCTATCCTATGTGGGCAAGCTTTCAGCCAGCTTTCGCCAGGTACGAGGCGACGGGAGGTCGATTCGATGTCGAATGTCGAGGAAGGCGGCTGCCATTGCGGCGCGCTGCGGTACCGATTGGAGGGTGAGCTGGGCGATGTCGCCCATTGCCATTGCTCGATCTGCCGGCGGGTCAGTGGTGGCACTCTGGTGACCTGGGTCAGCGTGCCCCTTGAGGGCTTCCAGTGGTTATCGGGGTCGCCGCAGCGCTATGTGGCACCCGCCAGCTGCAGCCGGTATTTCTGTGGGCTTTGTGGCGCGCATGTGGCATTGGTGACCACTCTCAGCCCGCAGACCATCGATGTGACGGTGGCGACGCTGGATCATCCGGAACGGGTGCGGCCGAACCGGCATATCTGGGTGGGTAGCCGGTTGCCGTGGTTGAAGGTGGATGACGGGTTGCCTGCGGAGGACGAAGAGCACCTGTAACGTCGCTGTCTGTGTCCCGTACTTCCCTGTAGGAGCGGCTTTAGCCGCGATCACCCGCCAAGCGGGTGCTGGACCGCGGTGTCCGCTTCGCGGCTGAAGCCGCTCCTACAGGGGGCCGGTGCGATTCAACATCAAGGTAGCTGCAGGCCCCCGGCGGCCTTGTGCAGCGCCCGCAGGTGCTCGCCCACCTGCTTGATATTGGCTTCCACCGCCTTGATTTCCCGGCCCCGCTCCGGCCCCAGCAGCGCCCTCACCTGCTGGTCCAGGTCGGTGCTCAGGCGCAGCAGCTGTGCCTGGCGCTCGCTGCTCACCTGCTCCAGCTGCTTGCGCTCTTCAGGTTGTGGCAAGCCATAGCCACCGGCCCCCAGCAACTCAGCCGGGCGGCTGAGGAAGCCGCTGTTGGCCAGCATCGCCTGCAGGGTTTCGTTGGCCTTGTCGAAGCTACCGTCCTTGAGCGCACGGCCATTCAGGTAGCGTTGCTTGACCTCGTCCTGGGCCAGCAACAGCTGGCGCCGCAGACTGGCCTGCTCGAGCAGCAGCAAGGCGGCGCTGGTGCGCAGGTCGGCGCGGTCGAACCACTGCCTGCGTTGTTCGGCGTCCAGTGCCAGCCAGTCTTCCACGGCGGCCTGCTTGATCGGCAAGTGCTTGCGCAGCACATCGAACATGGCCTGGTAGCGGTCGCGGTAGGAGTCGAAGCGATAACCCAGGCGCAACGCCTCCCGAGGGTCGTCCAGCACACTGGTGTCGGCCAGCCCCCTACCCTTCATGACCTCGAGCAGGCCATTGGGCATGATGCTGTCCAGGTCGTTGAAGCGGGGGTTGCCGGTGCCGCTGCGCAGCAGCTTCAGCGATTCCACCGCGCAGTTGTTGGACAGGAAGTAGTAATTGCCGTCGTAGCTCCAGTGCATCTCGGCGGCCTGGCGCACCAGGTTCTCGATTTCATCGCGGTTGAGCTTGATCGGTACCGAGGCCAGGCTGCGCAGTTCGGTCTTGGTGTACTCGTCGATCACCTGCCCCAGCGGCAGCACGAACAGGCGCGAGGGGTAGGCGCCGACCAGGCCATCCCAGCTGGACAGTTGCACATCGTTGACGAAGGCGCGGTACGACAGCACCAGGTGCTGGTCGAGGTCGAGCCGGCATGCTGGGCCACGGGGGCGGCCGGGGGCGCAGATCACCAGGCGCAGCATGCTGTGGCCCCAGCGGCTGACCCAGTTCTGGTTGGCTTCGGCGAGCAGGTAGTCGACTTCGTAGACGCGCTCCGGGTCGATCTCGCCGAGCGGCTGGCGGGCGAAGTCGTTGCCAGCGTTGAGGAACGGCAGGCCTTTGGCGCATGCGTCTTGTCGCGGCGCCCAGCCGAAGTGGTCGCGCAGGTACTGGTTCAGTGCCGGGCGGCGGCAGCCATAGCTGGGGTCTAGTAGAAAGTACTCCATGTTGACCGCAATGAACTCTTTCGGGCTGCTCAGCTCGTAGCTGTCAGGGCTGCGCACGAGTTGACCGTTGTGCTGCTCGCGCTCGCCACGGCGGCCGACGTATTGCGGCCAACCGGCCAGGTCGAGCAGGCGCGGGTCGTCACTCAAGGTGAAGCGGCGTTCTGCCTGGCCTCGGCAGTCTTCCGGCAGACCTATCTTGCCGAGCGCGCCCTGCTGGCGCTTGCAGCGCGAGATCACCTGGCGCTCGGGCGCCGGCCACAGGCGGGCGCGGTCGTAGATGTGGGTCAGTTCATGCAGGAC
This genomic stretch from Pseudomonas entomophila harbors:
- a CDS encoding DUF4105 domain-containing protein, translated to MKRARAWLLGCVLTLLGTPALADLQLVLQADGLDPHQQQASQALLDEAMAKLPPRFKQQLDRRILVSWSERMPEDAYGQASPVATLDLNRRLLPSLADGSAAREKTNRPHGTVREELLATVLHELTHIYDRARLWPAPERQVISRCKRQQGALGKIGLPEDCRGQAERRFTLSDDPRLLDLAGWPQYVGRRGEREQHNGQLVRSPDSYELSSPKEFIAVNMEYFLLDPSYGCRRPALNQYLRDHFGWAPRQDACAKGLPFLNAGNDFARQPLGEIDPERVYEVDYLLAEANQNWVSRWGHSMLRLVICAPGRPRGPACRLDLDQHLVLSYRAFVNDVQLSSWDGLVGAYPSRLFVLPLGQVIDEYTKTELRSLASVPIKLNRDEIENLVRQAAEMHWSYDGNYYFLSNNCAVESLKLLRSGTGNPRFNDLDSIMPNGLLEVMKGRGLADTSVLDDPREALRLGYRFDSYRDRYQAMFDVLRKHLPIKQAAVEDWLALDAEQRRQWFDRADLRTSAALLLLEQASLRRQLLLAQDEVKQRYLNGRALKDGSFDKANETLQAMLANSGFLSRPAELLGAGGYGLPQPEERKQLEQVSSERQAQLLRLSTDLDQQVRALLGPERGREIKAVEANIKQVGEHLRALHKAAGGLQLP
- a CDS encoding CitMHS family transporter, which codes for MLTFLGFAMVITFMYLIMTKRLSALIALILVPILFALFGGFSAKIGPMMLEGISKLAPTGVMLMFAILYFALMIDSGLFDPAVRKILKLVKGDPLKVSVGTAVLALVVSLDGDGATTYMICCAAMLPLYSRLGMSPRIMAGLIILAGGVMNMTPWGGPTARAASALHVDPSDIFVPMIPAMAFGVAAILAIAYWYGKRERARLGELHLPTDDIDHSEISVSQFPEARRPKLIWFNGALTAALMVALIAGLLPLPVLFMIAFSIAMIVNYPCLQQQKDRIAAHASSVLAVSGLIFAAGIFTGILSGTGMVDAMSKSLLAVIPEAFGPYMAVITAIVSMPFTFFMSNDAFYYGVLPVLSEFASHYGVTPVEMARASIVGQPVHLLSPLVPSTYLLVALAGIEFGDHQRFTLKWAVLVCLCIMFGALALGTFPLFSTL
- a CDS encoding TerC family protein, with the translated sequence MEWLTSPEIWVAFFTLTALEIVLGIDNIIMISILVSRMPKHMQPRTRIFGLALAMVTRIMLLLSITWVMRLTDDLFHVLGQGISGRDLILFFGGLFLLWKSSQEIYHGLEGEDESADEPKGAGGKFFYTIIQIAIIDIVFSLDSVITAVGMVSHVPVMIAAIIVAVLVMMLCAGTISDFIDKHPSLKMLALSFLIVVGTVLIAESFDVHVPKGYVYFAMAFSLAVEAINIRMRTAMARKKGKEHDPVKLRKDIPGQ
- a CDS encoding M16 family metallopeptidase — its product is MRCLMFVCLLICSLPSLALDRSRVEGYLLPNGLQVILKSGYERDHVSIRLVVGVGLDDFGCDQRELPHLLEHLLFSGIDETGEGGLEERIQALGGEWNAFTSSADTTFVIEAPARNQRKVLDLLLSLLRDTRIDAKALATAKKIIEREDGGHYGHLQRWLDRQEVGHPASEQLATELGLKCKERSDVDDMTLEQVQHLREHWYVANNMTLIVVGGLDRLLPAYLERTFGELPATEPEERRNLESISQQAEQRRDLTRGWLGDSIKLHWLFIEPTLDTGHEQTLELLSRYLDWALYDQLRLRHGLSYGPSAQRESFGDSGMLSLNADLERQDIDTAVKVLAQLFDHLRKHGLDPDTFARIKEAAIARESWSTQGNTALADYYWGALNDYENGRFSDPMRKLRQVTLKEADAALRELLKEPGYLRIEKPLLGYDELYGLLALLLGVLLAIGLIRRRRVMANRPSGATRE
- a CDS encoding Na/Pi cotransporter family protein yields the protein MLTLLNLLSAVALLVWGTHIVRTGILRVFGANLRRVLSQNMNKRPLAFVAGILVTAMVQSSNATAMLVTSFVGQGLMAMTPALAIMLGADVGTALMARVLTFDLSWLSPLLIFLGVIFFLSRKQTRAGQLGRVGIGLGLIILALQLIVHAAAPITHAQGVKVLFASLTGDILLDALVGALFAMISYSSLAAVLLTATLAGAEVISLPVAIGLVIGANIGSGLLAFLTTSLQNSAGRRVALGSLLYKMIGLVLIIPVLHPLVEWMDSLSFSPQELVIGFHLLYNTLRCLLMLPTTKLMGRVCDSLLPERESGNGHHQPRHLDPTALTTPTLALANAVRETLRLGDIVDSLLGAMLSALRGTQAAMPQQVRALSEDAEALYNAIKLYLAQMPREDLGDQDNRRWAEIIELAINLKLASDLIERMLRKVQQQKTSQRREFSQVGLEELTGLQEQLLANLRLGLSVFLTADPESARQLLREKRRFRAQERRLAHAHVSRLQRKVVQSIETSSLHLELIADMKRLNSLFCSSAYVVLGGTDTGGLMLDSVPDEARQP
- a CDS encoding GFA family protein, with product MSNVEEGGCHCGALRYRLEGELGDVAHCHCSICRRVSGGTLVTWVSVPLEGFQWLSGSPQRYVAPASCSRYFCGLCGAHVALVTTLSPQTIDVTVATLDHPERVRPNRHIWVGSRLPWLKVDDGLPAEDEEHL